The following coding sequences are from one Helicoverpa armigera isolate CAAS_96S chromosome 2, ASM3070526v1, whole genome shotgun sequence window:
- the LOC110376522 gene encoding uncharacterized protein LOC110376522, whose protein sequence is MPVLLVFGLFVVIATAHNITFLEVPRYGDPHQEANLICHYMNDHDDPALHSVKWYRGNNEIFRFTPGQQPPTRTFNSTAGGVSKGSCNLNSCAISVVLPRNYNTKLSFTCEVSTEGPRFAVVKQTKNLTVAVTLKEDPVITGIPGTVQLGEDVLLNCTTQPAMPPANIVWYIDGRPDRTELGLLNNTQVSSANDFGLRSSWRSLRLRVATSRGFMALRCEATQPTWPPYTRATNATLVVARSPHLSMFTAAGSSSTILEATVLIVAMCISVHIFSNYSALSEV, encoded by the exons TGATAGCCACGGCACACAACATAACATTCCTGGAGGTCCCTCGATACGGCGACCCTCACCAAGAAGCGAACCTGATCTGCCACTACATGAACGACCATGATGACCCGGCCTTACACTCCGTCAAGTGGTACAGAGGCAACAATGAGATATTCCGCTTCACGCCAGGCCAACAG CCACCGACGAGGACATTCAACTCGACAGCCGGGGGCGTGTCCAAAGGCAGCTGCAACCTGAACAGCTGTGCCATCAGCGTGGTGCTGCCAAGAAACTATAACACGAAGCTTTCCTTCACCTGTGAGGTGTCCACTGAAGGGCCAAGGTTCGCAGTCGTTAAGCAGACGAAGAATTTAACTGTGGCTG TGACGTTAAAAGAAGACCCAGTAATCACGGGCATCCCGGGTACAGTGCAGCTCGGTGAGGATGTGCTGCTGAACTGCACCACGCAGCCGGCAATGCCGCCCGCTAATATTGTGTGGTACATCGATGGACGACCTGATAGA ACGGAGCTAGGCCTCCTAAACAACACGCAAGTTTCCTCTGCCAATGACTTCGGCCTCCGGTCGAGTTGGCGGTCCCTTCGGCTAAGGGTGGCCACATCCAGGGGCTTCATGGCCTTACGCTGTGAAGCCACTCAGCCCACGTGGCCTCCGTACACGAGGGCCACTAATGCGACCCTGGTAGTTGCGAGGTCGCCACATTTGTCTATGTTTACAGCTGCTG GTTCAAGCTCAACCATATTGGAAGCAACAGTACTGATAGTCGCGATGTGCATCTCAGTACATATATTTTCTAATTACAGTGCCTTGAGTGAAGTCTAA